TCGGAGTCGGCCGTGCTTTTGTTAAAGCCCTCACCGGCGACTCTGATTTTATCTCCTATCCCTCCTTCAGAAGGGTATACATATATTGCCCTTTCTTCTTGAGCGAGTGCGGAAAGCTCAGGTTGTGTAAAAAGGCAGAGAAAAGATGCCAGCCATGTCAGGAAAATTATTTTGAGGATGTTCACGATTTGGCTCCTTACTGAAAATTAATTTACCCTGTGGACTTAAATTATAGCTTTATCTGGTGAGATGTCAATACCTGTAACGAACTGGAATGGAGTAGAGGATAGGTTGAAAATCATGGGTAACCGCCGGAGAAATGTTCACACAAATCTAACTGGAATTCGATAAATTGCAGATATTACTAAAGAAGCGGTGGTGACAGTACTAAAAGGTTAGGTTAAGGTGCTTGTATATGATTACAGGAGGCTTATAATAGCAGTACGCGAATAAACAGGGGGTGTTGGAGATGGTGCTCATGGGGGATGTCTTCAGATTCGCGGAAGATTCCATTGATTCTGCCCCGGAACGAGAGGGCGTTTATGCTCTATATCGAGGTAATGAGTTGATTTATATCGGAAAGGCAGAGCAGGGAGATACTATCAGAGCGAGATTGCAGAGCCATTTATCAGGTGAAAACCCGTGCACTAAAGAAGCTACTGCTTATCGTTATGAAATCTGTGATTATCCAAGACACAGGGAAGAGTTGTATCTAAAGGTGTACAAAGTGTCTTATTTGAAATTGCCTCGCTGTAACAATCAGGGCAGTTAGCGTTTAAGTAGTTGCAAACGTACATGCAAATGGACGTGCTGGTGGTTTAATAAAATATCGCTTGCTCCGATATCAGGAGCATACCCCATTTATTTACCGGTTTAAATCAAGGCAACGGATTCCCTTCCCACATTATTATCTGGTATGTGATATAAGTCATATGCTTGGTGAAATATCTATTTTATAATTAATTAATTATGTAGCTGGATTACTACGTGGAGGGCGATGTGAATGGATAGAAACTTGAAGAAAGGCTTGATAATCGGGGGGATAATATTGGCCATACTTGTTATTTCTCCGCTTATTGTAGGAACGATTACAGGATGGGAGGTTTGTAGAACAGAAATGTTTGAACATGGAATGATGGGACCTTGGATGATGGGTGGATTTGGTATAGGATGGTTGATGCCCATTTTATGGATTGTGATTATTGGGCTTATAATATGGGCAGTGATATACCTGGTCCGGGGTGTGGGTGGAACAGGAAGCCAGGACACCATAAAGCAGAGTTCTGCGTTAGAAATCCTCAAGGATAGATACGCACGAGGTGAAATAGGCAAAGAGGAATTTGAGGAAAAGCGGAAAGACTTAATATAGATAGACCAATCATCCGCAAGGAGCGCAGGATGAGTCTCAAAAAGGCTGTGTTCCTGGCAATGATACTGCTGCTCATGGGTTCACTTCTTATGCTATCGCTTGGCTGCAGCCGGGAGCCTGAGAACAAAACATTTTCAAATCACGGTTTTTCTTTTAAATATCCCGCAAAGTTCTCCGTTACCGAAAGAGGGCTGTATGACTATGTAGCCAACGATATCTCAGGCGTGGTTGAAGCCTTTCGGGAAGATGACGAAATCGAGATGTTTCAGACGATTTGGGTTCACACCAGACCGGGTGAGCTTGAATCTACCGATGATTTGCAAATAATGCTGGAAGATGCTTTTGCCGGCATAGAGAGTGTTGAAAACATTGCCGGCTTTGACACAAGCGAGTTAGTGGAAACAACCAAGTCAGGTCAGGAACTGCTTTATCAATACTATACTTTCAACTTTGTTGGTGGTGACAGGGTGAACGGAATTGTCGGCGTCTTTTATTGTGAAGGCGGTCAGAAGCTGTTTCGGTTGTCGACTATGAACTCTACCATCAGTGACAGGCAAGATGTCCTTGAGGACTTTCAGAGATATCTGGACTCTTTCGTTTGCCATCAGTCATAACCGGTCCGGTGAATTATCATAATAATACTGACTTCGGCTTTGCTTTCCGGTAAAGAACTCCCCCGGTAAGAGGGCAGATAAGTCCCGGTGGACTGGGCAAACAGCGCACTGTCCTCAAACCTCACCGGCCTATTATACCTTTGCACTGTACCCAGGCTTTCTCATCTCTTTAAATCCTGAGAACAAACCCTGTCCCGGTTGAAATATCTGGTGGTATTCCCAGATAATACTCTAGGTTATGACATTTAACTGGGTAAGTGCATCGCTGGTAAGTGCGGCCATTCTGGCTATAGTCCATGTCGTGGATAGTCATCTCATCTCAAAACGGCTGCCCAGTGTCCAGTCCTATCTGCTCGTTTTAGGTTTCATTATACTTATCGTCAGTACCGTGATAATAATATTGTTCCCCCTTCCCAGTCATCTTGATAATACGACACTGGTGGTGGCAATACTCTCCGGCGTGCTTCGTGCGACATCGGTATATCTTATGTTCTATACCCTGAAACGAGAAGAAGTATCGATGGTGATTCCCATAGTTAATTCTTATCCCATATTAGTGGCACTATTCGCCATGCCCATTGTGGGCGAATTCCTGGATACATCACAGTGGATAGCGATGATTATTGTGGTACTTGGGGTAATACTGGCTACATTCAGGGGCGCTTCGGGCGGTAAAATAACCTGGTCCGGTAGAGTCCTGTGTCTGTTACTTGCCGCCAGCGCATTCTGGGCGCTGTCAGAGGTTATGGCGAAATATGCTCTGGCAGCAATCTCGCCCTGGCAAATGTATGCGCTCTCGCATTTTTCTATGGCCTTTATTTTTCTGGTTATCTCACTACGACCGCGTATTCTCAGCGAATGGGCACGTCACAAAAAAAGAAGTTCAGCGATAATCATAATTATATTTAATGAAACAATCGCCGTTATATCGGTAGTATTATTGTACTGGGCCATGGAAAGGGGGC
Above is a genomic segment from Chloroflexota bacterium containing:
- a CDS encoding DMT family transporter, with amino-acid sequence MTFNWVSASLVSAAILAIVHVVDSHLISKRLPSVQSYLLVLGFIILIVSTVIIILFPLPSHLDNTTLVVAILSGVLRATSVYLMFYTLKREEVSMVIPIVNSYPILVALFAMPIVGEFLDTSQWIAMIIVVLGVILATFRGASGGKITWSGRVLCLLLAASAFWALSEVMAKYALAAISPWQMYALSHFSMAFIFLVISLRPRILSEWARHKKRSSAIIIIIFNETIAVISVVLLYWAMERGPVSLVSAVSSTRPVFVFIYALIISRFSELLLERRANKGILLLRFIAVTMIAGGVALIYLT
- a CDS encoding SHOCT domain-containing protein; amino-acid sequence: MMGGFGIGWLMPILWIVIIGLIIWAVIYLVRGVGGTGSQDTIKQSSALEILKDRYARGEIGKEEFEEKRKDLI